In the genome of Drosophila kikkawai strain 14028-0561.14 chromosome 2R, DkikHiC1v2, whole genome shotgun sequence, the window CTTATGCAGGagtgtgtggtggtgctgattgcacgtcttgcattggtcaccactgcggcaggttccctcagaatgttcgtgggccaagcagtttgaacaatagcggttgtcgagaaccgcacggagcctcttaTGAGCGCTGAGCTTCAGGAACTGCTGGCATTTCCTGAGCGGGTGGAACCCGTTGCAgattcggcaacggtaggactgcgCGCTTTGGGTCCGCCTGCTTTCGGCACTGCGAATGGGACGGAATTTGTCCACCGAGCGGTTTGACTGGacggaaattcgtgtcgagaaCACAGACACGCCGCTCGTGGCCTCTGAAGACACTGGACCTGAGAGCACCCATCCGAAAATCGTCTCTTGCGCCAGGAGAGAGccgaaaatgttattcttgGAGCCGCCTAGAAGCACGGACGGAAGAATGTCAGCTCCAATCAGGACGTCGATTTCGGAGCTCTCGAAGAACGTTGGATCAGCAAGCGGCACGTCAGGAAGTTCCTTCAGTAGGTTTTGTGGAATCGGATACGAGGGGAGCTTCCCGGCTAACTGCGGAAGAACATACGCTGCAGTTTCCAgctgcagcccgggtctggaAGGCGCTCGGATGGCGAGAGTGCAGAGCTTGGTGGATTGGGCGGCAACTGTCTCGTTGAGCCCAGACACTCTGGTCTGAACTGGCGTAAATGTTGGACTAATTTGACGGAACAACCTCTCCGTGATGAAGGTTGCCTCGGAACCAGAGTCGATTAAGGCTCGCGCTTGGAAATCGCGGCCTAAATGGCAAATGTTAATGAGGGCTGTGCCCAGTAGAACGGCTCTTGAGCTGGAAGCGAAGCACACTTGCACATCAGTGTGATCTTGAGCGGAGCTCGTGCCCTGAGGAGTAGGCGCCGGTCGAGGCCTGGGTGGCGCCGTCGGACTTGGTGCGGTCGCGGAGGGATTATCGCGGTGCAGAAGGGTGTGATGACGGCTGCGGCACGTCAAGCAGCTATGGGCACTAGTGCAATCCCGCTGCTGGTGCCCTCTTGCAAAGCAGTTCAGGCAAAACTGCTTTCTCCTAATGCAGTCGGAGCGACCATCTACATCCATTTCAAGGAAACGCGGACATAGGCGAATAGGATGGTTCTCCCTCAAACAGAGATCGCACCCTCTTGGGGCGGGAGCCACTCTGGCCTCGTAGGAATTCAGCCTGCGCACTGGGGCGCTCGCAGCTGTCGGTCTTGGCGGAATTTGCCCTGAATTGCTAGGCCTGATGTCGTCGATCGCTTCCAGAGTGCGATGCCGCTCTGTCAGAAACGAATCCAACTCGttccaggtcggaatttcAGCCTTGTTGtgtatggattgctcccacatcgAAAGTGTGATTTTGGGAAGCTTTAAGGAAACCATATACACTAAGAGACAATCCCACGCCTCGATTTGAATGGAGGACATCTCTAAGGCTGTCAGACAACTTTGGACggtgccttgcagctctttTAGGGCGGCTCCGGACTCTTGGGGGACAGCCTGAATGttgaaaaggattttcaactggctgttgacAAGTAGCCGCCGATTCTCGAAGCGGTCGGTGAGGCTTTGCCACGCGGAGATGAAGCCATCATTTGTCAGAGGGGCCTTGGATACGATGGCGTGCGCATCGCCACTTGTTTTGGATAACAAGTGGAACAACttttccaccggtgtgaggcgcgagttgtgaatatatatcgcggtgaaaaggtctctgaaggtgggccaccgaagataatcgccagcgaaaacttctgtgtccactggtggtaatcgacaacccatggacgggggtGTGGGCATAGGGGCGGAAGCCGGAGTGGACTGGGCGGCGGCCCTGTCGATAATTCCCTGCAGCTGTACAAGACACCTCGAATATACGGAGTAGCactcactgtacttggattcaagctcagtggcggtggctgtacGGTCGGAGGACACTGAAAGTAGGTCGGAGCAGTTGTCATAGCTGTTCTCCACCttatcccacagggcccgaatCTGATCCCGATGAACCTTGcacatggcgggggaaaaTCTATCGGTTCCAGGGGCGCTCGGAGTGTTGATGTCAGCCTCGAAATGGCTCACACGGTCCGTTGTGGAAATGAACTTGCGGAGGGCGATATCGAGAGCGGATTGAGCCATCTTGGCTACCGACCGAGTGGATCTGGATGAGGTACTGAGGGCAGTGTCGAGTGCCTCTTGACCTTTTGCCCTTGGAGTGGCAGTGGTCGCCTTTGGCTTTACTTGATCAGGCCGAGGAGATATGGACTGGGACCCCTCCAGAGTAATTGCCGGAATCAGGGGAGTCTGTTCCTCGTCTCCCGCGGGCATCCTTGACGTCGAATGGGTCGCGAATCAGTTGGTCGCCGCAGGAAACGGACAAGTCCCGaactcaatggttcgaaaacgTGACGGAAAACAAGTTTTGGAATGGAACTTGGGGTCACTTTGGCAAAGGGGCGCAATAGGAACTGCCAGAAGCCGCGGAATTGTATAACTTATGCAGTACAAAATATCCCAGAAAATTCTCCGCACTCGGAGAGGAGGACAATGTGCTCGCTTACGGTCACACTATCAGTGGATGCTGCGGGTGAATTCACGAATTAAATGCCGGGCTCAGGTTCTGagagcctcgggcaccaccgagaAAAGAATTGACGAAAACTCGGGAAGGAGGAAATCACTCGAGTAAGGGCGTCGGGCGCCGACTTGGaccagaaataaataaagcaacgAACATCGACCGGAATGTCGAGGAACAAAAATTCTGTATTAAGCTGTCTCGGATGAGAAAGTTGTATCCGGCTTTGGTCGGCTCAGAACAGGACTAAACAGCGACCCACGAATGTTTGGTTTCTTCCcgcaataaatgaattaatccaccaataattcgaaaaaaattattggccgcaaataattagttaataattcggaaaattaCTGGCCGCAAATACTCCACTAAGAATTCGAAAAAATgattggccgcaaataactaattaataattcggaaaattattacggagccggaaaggtgAAATTAAAACCTTGGCTTTCGTTTGGAAGAACACGGGCACTGGGTTCTGCCGCCGGCAAAAACAACCCCAATAAAAAACACAGGTTAATTTGGAAAaggcggaaaaaaaaaacacagtcgtAATCGCACCCGTGAATTGATTTGCCGTTTTGTCCTAaacgtttgttgttttgtcgcggtttatatatatattttaatatattttatattttattttaatttattttatttgaattttgaaatgtttatttattggtcgTTCCTGTGTAGGAGGcggaaaatatattgtatgggcatgcatgcatatggaaatatatgtgtatgtgtaaggCTTGTGTTTCACAGTGGAGCTTCaagaagtggactgtatttggatTGGCGGAGAGCACAAATtatgtggagaaaaaaaattgcacacaaaaaaaatatcgcggcagcggcgaactgTTTGGCGGACAGGGGACTCTCGAAACAATTACTTTGCGGCTgcctaatattaattatgcctttttttccttcaccacacaatttcactttgccTTTTGATTTTCGCGGAGCTGCCGATATTTGGCGCGcgagtatgtatgtatgtacaacgGAGCAACGGAGGAACGGAGAATCGAAAAAAGCCAGGAATATggcgacacacacaaagcggaggcggatagaaaatttccacgaaacgacgagaatggaggaatggaaattcctcaactgccgttgtgtcaggaaaactcggacttggagtcgacacggaaaaaatcttgcagcagagtgaacgAAATTCAATGTTCGGACCACTGCTAAAGATCGGCAGAGAGGGGGGGAGACGGAATGCTCGTACTTATCTTTGGAAAAAAACGCCGATAACTGCTGGTGGGGCGGAATTGAAAataatccggaatccaaaaaatccggctcgaaggaccaaagtGTTGGGGGCGGCGCTTCCTTCCTTCGGGAAAAGTGGAGTTTTAGAAGATGGAAAATTCCCACGGCGCGAGCGAAGTAGTGGCgaagtagaaataaaaaaacgggggcgtcgtgggtaATCTCAGCGtagtcgatcagctttatttcgctgcatacatggTACTAACTCTAAGCTTAAGCAAACGGCCCGCTTACTCCGCTAAgcgagagcggcagcggccgatccgagtgttcggcaacgaagcccgaggcccgcgctcgagagtgcgaaagcgcttagcgctgcgggagagcgagcgcgggagagcaagagggcgagcgttgctacgctgggagcgcttgagcttttggacgctcagacgctcggtgggcagagggggaacaagagcctcctggcgtaaacaggGACAAATTACCTGATGTAAAAATAGTCGATGGCTTAGCGTTTAAAAAACGGAGCATGCAACTGGGGACTCGCTGAACGATCAGTTTATCTGGAAGCTGTGAATTCCAAAGGATTTAATCCAGGATCCGATGATCCTATGGCTTCACACGGCGGAATTCACAAAACTTTAGAGCGAGTGCGGAAGCATTGTTATTGGCCTGGGTTAATAAAAGATGTAAAATCTTATGTTCTGGCTTGTGACACATGTAAAATGACGAAAGCTCCTAATACCGTTCAGAGACGGTTCCACCGGAATCAGAAAGATTCTTTCAAAGATTGTATATCGATTTCTTACCCGCGCTCTAGAGGTGGAAATATAGCGATTTTCATCGTGCTAGACCATTACTCAAAGTTTGTATTCCGAAAGGCAGTCAAAAAGCTATCCGCCGAGGTGGTTGTGAAATACTTGCACAGGAACTCTTTCACACGTATGGGAGACGGAGATGATTATTTCTGACAACGGCACACAGTTGTGACGCCTCTATTCTACAGGCGCACAACATTTTGCTATAAATTAAGAATTAGATAATAAGTATATCGATATTCCCCCTATTATATAATCATTAGGATTAAGACGGCACTGGAGCCACAATAAAATCTCATTAACTAAacgttctctctctcttccgtTGGCAGCTTTTGACCTAAACAGACGTATCTATCGCCGCGCTCCGCGATCAAGTTCTACTCACGCGCCCACGCTAACGACCGCGTGCTCCTTCGAACCGCGAAACTAACGGCAAGAGTTCCCGAACCCACGCCTCGATTCTGGGAAAACAAAACGCAATACGCAGCTCCACGACCCTCGACACGCGGGCCAGAAACGTAAGTAACAGGCTTTTCTGTAAGGCAGTAGTAGGACTTACACATAGTCGAAATCCAACAATAAAACCTAACAACAGAATCCGCCCGTAGTCGTATTTCTCTAGTAGTGTCGCTGACGACACATATACTGCGTTTCGGAACTTCTATTCGCACGTGTTTGCTGCCGTCCAGCCTCCCTTCGATCCTTTTCGTGCCCACAGTCgtagcgtcacgccagcaccgGCTCTTCCGTGCACAGCGCGCCGCCGCGACCGAAGTACACCTACTCCTCCGCCCCCGCACAGCTTAGGAATCCTTTCCGTGCCCACAGTCgtagcgtcacgccagcaccggctcttccgtgcacagcgcgccgccgcgactggagtacACCTACTCCTCCGCCCCGCTCAGCTTAGGAATCCTTCCGTGCCCACAGTCgtagcgtcacgccagcaccggctcttccgtgcacagcgcgccgccgcgactggagtacACCTACTCCTCGGCCCACGCCCAGATCAGGGATCCTTCTAGTGCCGCAGCCGTAGCGCCACGCCAGCACTGGTTTCTTTCCGTGCACAGTGTGTCGCCGCGACTACGAGTGCATCCGCTCCCATCCCGCATCTCCTGGCCAACTTTCAAGCAGAGAAACCACCCGTAGCTAGATAAAGCCTCCTTGATCCCCTGGTCACCCCTCTCAGTCCCGCCGACGAATTCTGGGCAAGATCGGGCCAATTCCGCCAGGAGTCCGACAGAGTTGCCACTCTGCCAGTCCGAGGAAGCAGTGTGCGCAAGCAGTGCCTAGAAGCAGTGGGCGACAAGCAGCTTTTGTCAGAGACCAACCGATCAAGCAGATCAACGAGTTGGTCAAAGCAGCGCGGCAGCCAGACATCGACAAGCAGCGCGTGTGCCCCGCCAGATCCTGGTACATCCAGTTGACGATGCCGGCCGGCACCAGTCAGCCGACCCTCGGCGACCAAATTTAGTGCGCGTAGACTCGCAACCCGGGCCCCATACGCTGTTATAATAATTTCCTAAAGATATTCTCGTCCCCTCTATACAAATTTCTTGAAGAGGATCCCTGATCACGACTGGGATCTATCCCGGCCGGAGAGATTCGTTACaagtggcgcccgaacagggacgGGATTGGGTTAAAAACCAGGAAAAATAACACCTATATAACAGCCGTGTGGCCCCGGGCCGAAGTCGGAAATTAACCTCCACCGAATTCCGCAAACGAAAATCCGCCGAAAAGTGCCCGCGATCGCGAAATTCAATCGCACCGCCCAGTAACCGCGACAAGCGACAAACGTGTCCACCGCGTGTAGCCGCGTCCGGGAGCCCACGAGCTCATCCGCGCTTCCGCAAAGTCAACGCGAACGAGTGTTAGTGCTAAAAGAACAATTAACTCACGCAAAGTGCCCCAGTGGCCACGGCATCCTGATACAACAATCATACGAGAGGACAGCCAAGCGGAACCAATGGAAGCCATGGATTCTGACCAGAAACCTGCCGGTGAGTTCTTTCCACATTTACTTAAAAACCCTGGGGTCTCCTCGCGGTGGATCTACTCCCGCCCGAAGGCCGATTTACAAGCCTTCGCTAAAGAATTTGGGTTCTCTCCCGACGGG includes:
- the LOC138928083 gene encoding uncharacterized protein, encoding MPAGDEEQTPLIPAITLEGSQSISPRPDQVKPKATTATPRAKGQEALDTALSTSSRSTRSVAKMAQSALDIALRKFISTTDRVSHFEADINTPSAPGTDRFSPAMCKVHRDQIRALWDKVENSYDNCSDLLSVSSDRTATATELESKYSECYSVYSRCLVQLQGIIDRAAAQSTPASAPMPTPPSMGCRLPPVDTEVFAGDYLRWPTFRDLFTAIYIHNSRLTPVEKLFHLLSKTSGDAHAIVSKAPLTNDGFISAWQSLTDRFENRRLLVNSQLKILFNIQAVPQESGAALKELQGTVQSCLTALEMSSIQIEAWDCLLVYMVSLKLPKITLSMWEQSIHNKAEIPTWNELDSFLTERHRTLEAIDDIRPSNSGQIPPRPTAASAPVRRLNSYEARVAPAPRGCDLCLRENHPIRLCPRFLEMDVDGRSDCIRRKQFCLNCFARGHQQRDCTSAHSCLTCRSRHHTLLHRDNPSATAPSPTAPPRPRPAPTPQGTSSAQDHTDVQVCFASSSRAVLLGTALINICHLGRDFQARALIDSGSEATFITERLFRQISPTFTPVQTRVSGLNETVAAQSTKLCTLAIRAPSRPGLQLETAAYVLPQLAGKLPSYPIPQNLLKELPDVPLADPTFFESSEIDVLIGADILPSVLLGGSKNNIFGSLLAQETIFGWVLSGPVSSEATSGVSVFSTRISVQSNRSVDKFRPIRSAESRRTQSAQSYRCRICNGFHPLRKCQQFLKLSAHKRLRAVLDNRYCSNCLAHEHSEGTCRSGDQCKTCNQHHHTLLHKHDHPGHAPRSQQRAPSYVKFAHQRP